The nucleotide sequence agagaggagagggctCCTAATATAGCACGATGTAATTAAAGACAGGCTGGGGTCCCATGCTGCATGGTGCTGAGCACCTTTAAGACCCAACGCATTGATGCTGCTGGTCCTCTGCACCAAGCAGAAGCCAGGACTCTCGTGCATTAACCATGGACACTTGGTATTAATTATAGCCAGGCCTGAATTAATcaatcaataaaataaaaatgaggagtGATTCCACCTGGCCAAGGGGAGTCGCATCAGCACGAGAGATGGATCTGGCCCTAAAGCAGCATTTTGAACCATTGCTGTAGAATACGCTAGCACcgtttattttattgttattagtATGGTTTTCCTCTCTGAGCTCAGGAAGGGTCTGACTGACCTCCCTCGCATGCTCTGCAACGGGGTTCCCTCCTTGTGCCCACACTTCACCACAGCAGTACAGCACTGACTGTGTCCCAGTTCAGCCCAAATTCACCCCAACTCAACAGGCTGCTAAACCCCATCCCACACCCCAGGGAGGCTTTGCTTGACCACGACCTTGGAAGAGGTTTGCATCCCTCTCCCCTGATGTGGCAGAGGAACGGGGCGCCCATCCCCAGGGATTGTCAGCAATGAGGGGAAAACACAAGGGAATCCAGATGGAGATGGGGAAAGCAGATGAGATCCCCCTGGACTGACAGGTCCCACCTATCCCCAAATAACACCgaggatgaagaagaagaagagacaGCCTCAGGGTCTCACCCCTCCTAAAAACCCTGGACGAAGGCAAAGCAAAGGCTCAGAGGCACCAGCTCGGATCCAGCCCGCCCTCAACATGTGCCCTCTCCATCATAAAGGAATAAACCACCAGCCCTGAGGCTCTACATGGTTGAAAAGAAGTTTTCCAGCCCAAAATGCACCCTGCCCTGGTGATCCCATGGGGACTGAGGGGCAGGTCATCCTGCTCCAGCCCATGTCCCACCATCCTGGTGCTCCCAAGCCAGGAAGCCCCCACTGCCCCAGGTGCTCATGTTTGCTGAGGATTCGGCCCTATAGTCGCTCTCTAaatatctatatacacacacacgatAATTATATGGGAAACGGCTGAAAATTGCTGAACAAACAAGTCAGGAGAGCCAGTACCTGCTATTCCACCTGCTCCTCGTGCCCTCTCTGATCCACGGTGGTTTCTGCTCATGACACCAAGATTAATGACTAATTACTTGCCCCATAATGAGTGCAGGTGTTTAACTTTCAGCTCACCTTCCCTCGCTTGCGTTAGTCGGCTCTTGTGTCTGGATGCTCGGACACTCAGGCTTTGCCTTGTTATCTATCAAACTGCTGTCAGCACATGCCTTCCCCATCCAGTTTTTAAATATAATGGAGATTTTTCAACTCCCATGAATCTCCTTCGAGCCACTGGAGAATCTATAAACACTATAAACATGAATACTGTATAGTCTactaagaaaatatatatttgtgtgtgtattaaaTATTCAGATTCATGCAACAAATATCCATGCAGCTGTACTGTATTACTGGTTAAATTTCACTGCAGTATAAATATATTATAGGCCACAGCATAGTTGCTCCAGTTTTAtatatagatattaaaaaagaTGCTTCTTCCAACTCATTTTCAATGTGTCAGTGGAGGTGTCTTTGGTGATCCTGGAAATATTGGTAATGGAAGTGtcatctaaataaataaataaaatccaagcGCTTGATTTATTTACTCGTCCCTCCCGATGCCTAGCATAGAAAATTTAAGACTTAATAAATAATGTGCCGTCATACTAATTATCCCTCCCCTGGGCCTCACACTGGCATACTGCAGTGGCTGAAACTATTGCAGCATGCAGCATTTTCAGTTATGAAACATGAGCCTGGGCGATGCGTTCGCACTTGGCATTCCCGGGGCGGAAACCTGAGCCTTCAAGCAGTTCGGACACACGACTGCATCTTCCCTTCATTAAGCTCTGCCTGACCTTTCCCAGCCGTTCCCCATGCCTGGAAGCTGGCGATCACTCAGCTCCATGAGACAGGGACTGGCATTCGTGGTACCCCAGGATGGCCCGGAGCTGCCCCCTGCATCCCCATCCCATTGCTCGAAATGCCCAACCACTCCATATCTTTGGAAACCCACAAGCCTGGGATGGGAGAAGGGAATCAAAATggtttgttggttgggttttttttgcacgAACGCTTATTCAGTGTGGAAATCAAAGGTTAAAAGTCACTTACACAGCTATTGCTTCCCATGCAGAACCAAATATACACCgtagaaaatactgtattaacTACAATGCAGAGCAGCACTCAATATCTGCAATTGTTCCACTTCAGCTTTAAATACGTTACTAGATTTTAGCGACTAGACATCGGTTAGCATTTTGGTGATATTCACATAGTTTGTGTTAGCTAGGGTGCAATTGGCTGTCTTCAAGTTCTCCTCCCTAAAATCCTCATTGCTATTGTTTACGCCTTCCTGAATCTCCATATAATCAGACTTACTAATAGTAGAggcacttctgcttttctttaggTCAGGGGAAGAGGGGATCTTTGGGCAGCTGGTTACTTGCAAATATTGAGCCTGCTCCTCTCCCTCCGTCTCCCGGTGGTAGAAGTAATTGAAGTTAGACACTATGACGGGCACTGGTAAGGCAATCGTTAATACGCCAGCGATGGCACACAAGGAACCCACTATTTTCCCCCCGATGGTCGTGGGGACCATGTCTCCGTAGCCAACAGTCGTCATGGAAACCACGGCCCACCAGAAGGCATCAGGGATGCTCGGGAACTGGGACTCGCTCTCGTCCGCCTCGGCAAAGTAGACGGCGCTGGAGAAGAGGATGACGCcgatgaagaggaaaaatatcaagaGGCCCAGCTCCCGCATGCTGGCCTTGAGAGTCTGCCCCAGGATCTGTAGCCCCTTGGAGTGTCGGGAGAGTTTGAAGATTCTGAAGACCCGCACCAAGCGGATGACTCGAAGGATGGCCAAGGACATGGCTTGCTGGCCTTGCTGACCGTCCTCCGGCTTCTCAGCCAGCTCTGTCCCTAAAGTGATGAAATAGGGAATGATGGCTACGATGTCTATAATGTTCATGATGTTGGTAAAAAATCCAGCCTTGCTGGGGCAGGCGAAAAACCTCACCAAGAACTCGAAGGAGAACCAGATGATGCAAAGTGTCTCCACAATAAAGAAGGGGTCTGTGAAAGAGGTGGACTGCTGGTACCCCATGCTGCTGTTGGAGTAGGGGGGATGGCTCAGCCCACTGCCGTGCATGTCTTCATTCTCATCCCGAAAAATGGGCAATGTTTCCAGGCAAAAGCTGACGATGGAGATCAAAATCACCATGACAGAGACAATAGCTATAATCCTGGCAGGGCCTGAGCTTTCAGGGTACTCAAAGAGCAACCACACTTGTCTCTGAAACTCGTTCTCAGGCAACGGTCTTTCCTCTTCTTTGATGTAGCCTTCATCCTCCCGAAACATCTCCATCGCTTCTTCCCCCAGTTCATAGAAACGAATCTCTTCCGAGAAGATATCTAAGGGCACATTAACCGGCCTCCGCAACCTCCCACCAGACTGGTAATAGTACAAAATCGCATCGAAGCTGGGTCTGTTCCGATCAAAGAAATACTCATTCCGGAGCGGGTCAAAATACCTCATTCTCTTTTTAGGATCCCCTAGTAAGGTCTCTGGAAACTGGGCTAGTGTCTTGAGCTGTGTCTCAAAGCGCAGACCCGAAATATTAATGACCACCCTCTCGCAGCATTCATGGTCGGTCTCAGGGTTATACGTGTCCTGTGGGTGAccgggaagagctgcagcttcATCTGCAGGATCTCCGGTAGCAACTGTCATATTGGGGTTTAAAAGAAATCCTTATGCTAAACTCTTCCCAGTGCCCGGTGGTGGGATCGGATTCAGGGCAGGGCTACTATCCTGCAGAAGGACAGGTACGTAGGTTTGGAAGTGTCTCATGAAAAGGCGAAGggatgatataaaaaaaaaaaaagagagaaaataaaaaaaaaaggaaagaaaatcgtCCCtgctgagaaagagagagatgaaatAAAGTTGGgggggaggagagcagctccCTTCACTAGCATGTCTATCCCCTTCCTTGAGGGGGTTAATTTGCCTTCTTTGGGACAGAGTTCAAAAACTCCCGTCTAAACCCATTaggtggaagagagaaaacacctgAGGAAGCGTCACCTATTCAAAACCAGTGTGGAAAAACTGGCATTGGCAAACCAGAACTTTTGTttggctaaaaataaaaattctaattaaaaaaaaaaaaaaaaaaaagaagatgaaagggaagggaagagaaaggaaggaagaaaaataacccCATCCAGCCCTAAAGTGGAGAGGGGACCCCGCGGGGTGCCAGGGAGAGGCAGACCAGGCTCAGCTCATTTCCAGGCATGCAGCTAAGGGTTAACATTTAACCGTGCAATCTCAGGCAATCTACCCTCCTAAGGGGCTCCGATTTTAAGTGAGAGACCTTCCCAATCCTCTTGCCCTGGCCATAAAGCTGCGAGGCGAcatgctgccctccctgcctgcagccaaccGGGCAAGCTTTGCGGCTACCCGAATTTGGAGCCGCCGATGCAAGCTGCCCCGCGGACCACTGCAGTCCCCCTCCTCGACCGCTGGTGTCCCGGCTCCTGTCATTCTCTGCAAACCACCATggcacacagaaaacaaatcacaTTACCTGGAGAAGCCAAATCTTAGTGTCTCTTAGTAACACCGATTATCTGACCCTGGGGAAATCCTAGAGAGAAATACAGGCTTCCAAGATCCCCataatttcctctctcttcaaagttaaaaataatggtGAGTCATCgtagaaaaaggagaagggaCATAAAAGGGGTTAGATTCCCAGATGGTGGAAGTCAGGTCTTGTAATGGTTTggactggagagagagagaaagagagacagagagacagagagacagagtcTTCTCGGTAGCTGTTGCAGATCTGCACTTCAGGGCAGATGAGCGTCTGTCTGATGCCTTCGGTACGACGGTGAAAAGATGCTAAGCTCAGCAAAACCCGGTGTCCCCAGTGTCCTCGGGAGGTGTGGCATCGCCTGGAAAAAACACCAAGAAGGTAGCAAGCTGCTGGGGGCTTAAAAGGAGCATCTGCAAagccccagctcctccaggcacccccttttttcctccctgcgAGCTGTTTGCCCGCTGCCTGGCCAACCTGCACTGCAACACGAGAGGAGGGCGAGAGCGCGCTAGCGGCAAGGCGGAAAAAACCAGAGCCCCATCTCCCTCCGCTCTCACTCAACGCCACGGCGtgcagcggggccgggctgcccgTGGGAGCCGGTGCCAGgcgaaggggagggggggcacgaCGCAGCAACACCCCCGGTCGCTGAGGCTCTGCAAAGCCGCGGTGCGTTCCCACCGCCGAGCACCCAGGAGCTGGTGGTACCCACTGGGCGCAGCACCCACGCCATCGCGCCGCGTTCCCGGGTGATTCAGGAGGCTCCGGCTTCAGCCGCGAGACTGAACCCCCCCACCGGTCCCTGTCTGTCCCCCCCAAAGGCCACTTGCCCCCTCAGATGGCTCCAAGGAACCCCGAGCATCGTGGGCCCAACCGTGGGACCCACGCGACCTGCATCCGCCCTCCCCATCCTCCCAGAAGCCAACCCCCCGGCCGACCCACCCCCGTGGGAATTCGACTCCGGGGGGGCAAAATTTCTCATGGGGATGTTGAGGCTCTGCTCCCTGGTCAGTGCCGGGTCATCAGCAGCCCTGCTCCTAACGAGCGCTCATTTAGATCACCCTGCATTGCCTCACACCATGGAGGTGCTCAACCCAGAGAGGTCCAACCAAcctctcattttttctttattatttttttccctcccaaaggaaaaaaaaaaccacctctaaCCTCCCTTCTTCAGCTCCAACTCGACTTGTCTACTTTGAGCCAGGATTACAGAACCGGGTAGGGGAGGCAGGTGGAAAATAACCCCGTGGTCCCGATCTCCTCGGCAAAGATTTCAGCCGTCTCCAGGCCATTTATGCCTGTTGGTTCCTCTCCTCATCACCCGAGGTGCAGATGTTGCCGCAGATCCCTCTTTTCTTGGAAATTTCCCTTTCCTGTGCaaccctcctctcccttcttatGCACTAGAAAAAATAGTACAACCCTGACAAGGCTTGCAGCACTCAACCGCTTTGCTTAACCCTTTTCTGCCAGGCCCAGAGGAGAGGAGGTTGCATTTGTcccagtttttctccttttcctgcattttctccCCACCGCTCACTCCCCAGCAAGTGGCTCAGGAGTTTGGCTGGGTTTGACCTTCCCTGGCTCCTCTGAGCATCATCCTAAAACACCGCCAACACCATCTTTCCGCTGCTGCAAAAAATATCTGgcaggcacaaacccccatttcaCCAAAAATCAACCAATCTTCAATTTTTTCTAAATACAGTTTTTCTCCTGCCTGTAAACTCcgtccttccctttctcccttcccaaaACACCCCTGGTTTGTTTAACAGTAcagagttttactttttttttttttttttaacatgtttatttttatttgacatGAGGTCTAAGCTCCTTCCCCCAAGTCCGAATCCAAGCGGTGATGCTTGGTGCTTACCGGACATGGTTACAGCATCATCTAAGTTGACATCACACAGCCCAACACTCAGTTTCTCCTACTTTCTCCCCATCACATGCTTCCTGGCAAACACACATCCCCCCTTCCAAGCATCTTTGGGGTTAATTCATGCAAATTtcagggggaagggggggggggagcatgGATTTGGTGAAGAAGAAGATTTGCCCAGAGACCCTCAATTTTCTCCCTGCCTGCACAGACCGCTGCAGGCAGGAGCCGTGCCTGTATTTCGGAGGGGTGAGATTTGGGGTTGCACGCCTCGAGGACAAGGTCGTGTTTGCGACTAAAACAGGAATCCCTCCATTTGCACAGTTTATGGCCAGGCTGTATTTAAGCAGGGGAGCAGCgggaggggggggtgagggggaaaggATGCAAGGGggggtggaagagaaaaaggcacCAACTTACAATTGGCTCTGCAGTCAGGCATGCGGCGAATGCACAAGCAGCCGCTCTGCTCTGCGCCGCTGCCGGCACCTCTCACCTACGGCCCCCCAAACTCGTACCCCAGGAGTCAACCTCGGAAGGCAGCAGAGCTTCTCCATGAATATTCATAAGATTAATATGAGCGTCttctccccccccgcctccctcctcccAAGCCAGAGACCTAGATTTCAACCACTGGGAAATAATCATATCCCTGGATACGTGATGCTGCTTTACCATGCGGCTCTGATCCATACCATATTCTTGGTAATAGCTTGGATCTGCTCCGGGAGATCTGGGGGGTGGAGAACCACCAGCTCCGAGCAGCTTTGGGGAAGGAGATGGGGCAGGATCGGACTCACAGGGACCACACTGCTCTGCTCTTGGCTGAGCTGAGGATGTAAAACGCAATAATTTTATGTCACTTTGCATTTACAGACATTCCTTTGCATGGAGGCATCTCCCACCCCCAAAGGAAGGACAAGACCAAGCTCTTACAAACTTGGCATGGAAGACCTACGGATCAACCCCTGCCCTGGGACATGAGGGACTGCTCTGCCATTATCCCATGGCCCCAAGGAGAACACCTGGGCAGCAACAAGTCCTGCAAGGCACCCAACAAACTCTGCTCTGGAGGAGGcgatggaaaatatttctgttcccaTACACAGCGGTCAGATTGGCAaggagctgccggtgctgccagCAATTGCCCCAGGAACAACAACCCGAGGTGGGATGGGAGGGCATGGACCACCCTGAATACCCAAGAATGCCCAGCCAggcagggggatgtggggacatgtAGGGCTAAATCACATTATTTTAGCTCCCCGAGGTGCCAGGAGCAGCGGGTGGCACAGAGCCAGAGACTGGGTGCAGCACCAGGGAGTGCAGGGGGGACGCTGTCACCCACTGCTCCTCCCAACACCCCTCCCAATCTTGAAACAAAAAGCCCCAGCCAGATCCCAATATTGAAAATGAATTTCTCACCCTATGACAAAATTGGGAATCCTTCGCTCCCTGCCACAAATGGCCTTTGTACCACGGGTTTTCTTACTGCATGCGTCCAACTGGGCATGAGGCTGCTCTGGATAAGGGGTTTTTAATGTCATCTGCATCATTTTAGCCTTTTCTGAAGGCAGATCTGCCATAGCAGGGTAGGTTGAATTCAGAAAATGCTACACCCGAGGCTAATCCTTATGCAATATGCAGAAACTGAGGCCGGGCAGAGAACAGTTCAAATGAAGCTGAATTTCTAACTCGTTATTCCTGCTGCCGCCTTGCGAAGGTTTTGCAAAACCGGGGGGATTTTTCATATAAACAGCACCAGCTCTTTACAAAGAGCCAAAATCCCATCTCTAGCAAATCAGGGGAATTTCTGTGAATTGAGTGACACTCTCCTGATTTACTATCCTAATTGTGGAGCTATTATTATagtctgtgtgtgtgcacttgCCTCCCTCAGCCACGCTGACAGCTCCAGACGTAACCCAGCCTTTCAGAGAACTAGATGAGCTGATGCACTGCACCCACTTGTCTGTTTTACAGAGATTTAACCAGCCGATGTCTTTGCATCAAtattatcattaaaaaataagtcTCTTCTGGATTATTTCTTTTATCCAAATGGACTTTATAGGTACCCAAACTAGAAACCCTACCCCATCTGTGTGCGTGGCCCTGGGAAAGTCACTTGGCATAAGGATGTCCCAGGGACCCAGCAACCCGGTGTCCAGGACCCATCAGGAAGCAGATGAGCTCCCCTTGCTTTGCCACCTTTCTTCCCAGGGAGGCCCCCAAATGGCTTTTCAGACCCTCTGTTTGTGGGCTTGCAGCCAACCatgcaaacaaaatgcaaaaatgtgcactttttcccccatttcccccccctgTATCCTGCTGGCAGGGGGTTTGGGAGACGCTCTGTGatgtggtgctggggggggcatgGATGAAGCCCACAGGGCAGGGTGTCCCCCGGAGTGGCCTCATCCAGAACAGCAGAACTCAAGCCCTAGAGTCACAGTGCAAAGCACCACCCATGCCTGGCCTCACGCCACATCACCTGGGACGGGCACCAGTGTTACCATCCTCACTCATCCTGCACAGCCTTGGATGATGGCATCTCCCCGTGGTGTCCCTCCCGGGGACTCCATGCCACCTTCTGCAAAGCCAGAGGGACTTTTGAGAGTTGGAGTGGACACCAGCAGCCATGACAAGAGGAAGAGCCAAGCTGGACTAAGGCTTGACCGTGGTGCCAAGAAGAGTGGGCTTGCACGGGGCAGGGTGTTGAGCCCCCATCTCCACCCGTGCCACGGCTTGTCAGCTGAAATGGGTTGACATAACTGGGCCCTGTGTCATTCAAGGAGCTGTGAAAGCGAGTTCCCAGGGCTGTGAGTCACCCTCCGGGGAAAGCATCCGACCTCCCACTGCTGCCTACGTCAGAGGATCGAGCTCCcggccccccagcacccacgccTCGGTGCGTGAGCAAGAGGAGGGAATGCCGAGAGATGTCGGTGACCCCGATGCGGTGGCACGGCATCTAAAAATGACGGCAGCCAGGGAACAAAATGACACTGACCTGCGGAGCAGACTTTGCCCTTCCACAGCAGATGCTGCTGGTGAATCCCAAAATATCGTGGTGAGATAGGTCAGAGCATCTCCCCCAacctggggaggtgggggaaggttTGGGGCTTTGCCCAGGGTgagaaaggaggagcagagcaaaaAGTGATGCTGGGctttgcaggagctgggcagggctcCTGGTCCATGGGACAATCTCCTGGTCCCTGGGAAGGCACTTCACGGCCAAAGGGAAAACTGCAAATATCGCCTGTCTGCAAAGTTAACATCAAATACATTCTCCCTCTGTATTTCTCCAAGGTggttttcataataaaatatctgattattttaaaaatagttcctTTGAGTACCAGTCTGAATTCTCGTTTGGTCAAGACTGCTGAGTTGCAACATCTTTGCCTCCAAAGATGCTCCACCAGCCTGGACGGCCGgtctggagaggagctgggcACCATTTGTTGAAAATAAAAGTCATTTAGCTCAAACAAAGCACAGTAAAGAACTTCAGTTCTTGAGGGCTTTGGAGCTCGTCGAAATGATTGTGAATATTTTATGCCAGGCTGCTGCTCACTCCAGGAGAGCTAATGGACCCGCTGCCGGGCTGGCGCAGGGCGAGCATCGGTCCTGGGAGGGTGCCTCCTGCTTGGGCTGCTCCAGCCACTCCAGTTAAAAGGCTCTCAAAGCCGCTTTATTTCACTTGCACAAACAAAAAGGACAGGACAAGCCAAATTAACGAATGGAAAAGCAATCAATAGCCTCCTTCCAGCCAGGCGCGAGGGCTTTCAGCTCTGGAAAGAAAGGCCGCCAGCTCGCAAGCCTGCACATCATCCATGGATGAAGTCCCCCAACCCTCTCCAGGGCTGGGGTTTTATTCAAGGCATCAGCTGAGCCCCTGCGTCCCTGCAGGCTGGCTGTGGGCCATCACCTCCTCACTGAGGCGACCCAGCCATGTCCCTCTGTCCTTACAGTCCTCCTGCTCCAAAGGGACTTGCTTCAGGGCTCCAGAAGTGCCTTTATCTGAGACACCAGCCAAATGCCTGCTTTGCTGAGCCAGGACTGCTCGTGTGACCCTGAGACAGAGGAGAGGTGATGAATGTCTCATTTTCTCTCcaatgattcatttttttcaggtctGAGCCAGACCATGCCCATCTGCCCAGCAAAGTATCCCTCCTCCTCTGGCTTTGGTGGAGGATGATGCTCACCAAAAGCAGGGAAATAGGGACAAAAGTTGAACCCTTCTGGTTGTTGAACTTAGGGAGGAGAAGACTAAGGGTAAGTGGGTGAAACCCCCAGTGGAGATGGCCAGCACCTGTAGGCAGATTGCCTTTGCCTTGGGGGAGCAGTTAGGTGACCTCAGGGTCCCCTCTGCACTGCCATGATGGGGCACAAATCCTTTTAGTCACTAGTCCTGGGACTAGTTCCCTGTGCAGGTGATGGCCAGGGTGACAGAACCTCTCAGCACAGCACAAATGGGACAAGCAGCCCCGCAGAGGCAATTTTTAGACTCCGTGGGTCTCAGCCCAagtgtctgctgctgctgggggggagcCAAGAGCTGCTGAAGGTCAGATCTGAGCCATGGGAAGGGGTGAGATGTTCCCATCACCCCAGACGTTCATCGCTCCCCGGTAAACAAGCTGGGAGGAAAAGTGGTTTGAGAGGATGATTtgcctcttctcttcctcccacgcTGAGACGCTGCAGGGAGGAGACGTAGCCAGTGGGGATGCTCGGGCTGGGGAGCATCTTCCCAAGGCTGGGGTGGCAGCCTGGGCACGGTGACACTGTGGGCACGGTGGCACCGTGGCAGTGTCAGCCAGGAGATGGCACTGCATGGCACAGCACAAAGCGCCGCTGAGCCCAGCCTGCTGGGCCAAAGCCTGGCCTGGGCCAAGTTATGGGGCATGCCAGCCCCGTGGCCATGCCAGATGGTGAGCTGTGCCAAATCATGAGCTGTGCCAAACCATGGGCCACACCAGGTCAGGAGCTGTGCCAAATCGTGGATTGTGCCAGACTGGAAGCCGTGCCAGATTGCATGCCATGCCAGCCCGCCCCAGCTTCGTCCCTAACCTCACCCTCCAGCCAGGACCCCCGTGTCTCTGCTGCGCAGTGCAGCTCCAGTCCCTGCATGGTCTCTCCTTGAAATGGCCGTGCCATGGTGGAAAATttctagcagaaaaaaaccaaaattttttccactttctcaAACGGTTTGGaggaaattcattattttatcGCTGCTGTCCAGCTGCCCGGAGCATCTGGAGATGCCCCATCGCGGTGACAATGACCTGGCCCCTCAAGCATGTCCGCAGCAGCTCCGGGCTCACTGTTCTTACTGGTGACTCGGGTGGATGGCAGCCGCAGGGCTGCAGGTGACACCGGGGAGGACACAAGGTGACATGCCCAAGGCTACATGGGCAGGCAGTGTCAGAGCCCCATCTGCTCCCACAGGATCCAGGCAGGTGTggaccccacagccccctccccttgATCCATGGGGAACGCCACTGACTCACAGCATCCTCTTTCCTGTCATTTCTTTGCCATATTTACTATTTCTTCATCTCCCACCCCCTCTTTTGGGAAGAGACAGACTTCCCCGTTTCCATGGAaaccctccccctctcccctcactTCTTCAAAGAGGTTTTCATCCATTTCGTtcaaaaatagctatttttagcCTCGgcttccccttctccccctccccacctttcaCTCTCAACTCACGCTTTCCCAGACAAGCAGCACCCACCGGGGCTGCCGCCGTCACCAAGCACCCATGGGAGCTGCGGCACCACCCGCATGGCTGGTGACTCTGCAGGGGCAAGAGCAGCTTCAGTCCCTGTTCAGTTCAGATCCCTTAATTTGTGCTTAATTCCCCTGGGGGTGTGGAAATGCTGGGGTGTAAAGGAAATGCTTCTGTTCTGCAGGAAGGTCCTGGGAGCATCCAAAACCCTCAGTGCCCCACAGGCTGGGTCCTTGGGAATGACTGTCCTTGCAGCACCCTCTGTGATTCCATGACCCCATGGAGTTGGGGGAACATTTCCTTTCCTGCAGTCACAGAGGGGACAGAGCCCCACGTAGCCCTGACCTGAAGCTCAGGAGCTGTGTGCACAAGGGCTCCTGTCGGGCCCCATACTGGGATGAACACCAGTTGCTCAAACGGAGCCAAGAAAGTCACACGTGGTGGTGGTCACCGCCTGGGACAGACAAGGAGATCACGGTCCCCTCTGTCATTCCCCACTTTGCCAAGTCAAGCATCTGCCACCCCCAAAATAACGTTCATTTGTTGGTATCTTCACCTGATCTGTGCTCGCCGGCGCACGTCTCATTCGTGCCGATGGATAAATCAAGACACAACTCACACTAACATCTACCTGGAAGAGCAGGAGGTGAAGTCTGCTTCCACCCTTCACAAATACAGACAGGGCAGAAATGCTGCCTAAATCCTCAGCATTGGTGCTGCAGATGAGCATGGTGAGGTCCTAAAACTGAAGCCCCGATGGAAGAAATTCAAGAGTATATTAATAAAATGAGTAATAGCAAGTGGCCAGGACCAGGTGGTGTTAAGTAAAGGAGATTTCCATGGGGGAAACGAGAAGCTTAGCCATCCCATGGGTAAATATGATGGCAGAGGGATGGCCAACAACCCTTGCAAAAGGATGTCATGCCTCAGTGGTTGGAATAGAAAGGAAAATCCTTTCAGGCACCAACATCTGTTTGAAAGAAAGCGAAGTATCTAATATGAGGCCTCCTTAGCAAGGCATAGCTTGGGGAGAGAGGAAATACCCAGCAGGAGCCTGGCTCTGAGCTGGAAGAGCCCCTCTGCAGCATCCTGGAAAAGTCACATTTGGAAGAGCTGGATGCTCTGTCTTGGAGAGAGGGATATGACACAGGTCATTAAAATCCTGCCTGGTGGTGAGATGGTGAGTAGGAAATGATTAATCAATATTTCTTCATAACGCAAGAAGGAAATGGCACCCAGGGAAATTTCCAAGCAGCAAATTTCAAGGCAGCAAGCGAAAGATTTATTGCACACACG is from Strix aluco isolate bStrAlu1 chromosome 25, bStrAlu1.hap1, whole genome shotgun sequence and encodes:
- the KCNA2 gene encoding potassium voltage-gated channel subfamily A member 2 yields the protein MTVATGDPADEAAALPGHPQDTYNPETDHECCERVVINISGLRFETQLKTLAQFPETLLGDPKKRMRYFDPLRNEYFFDRNRPSFDAILYYYQSGGRLRRPVNVPLDIFSEEIRFYELGEEAMEMFREDEGYIKEEERPLPENEFQRQVWLLFEYPESSGPARIIAIVSVMVILISIVSFCLETLPIFRDENEDMHGSGLSHPPYSNSSMGYQQSTSFTDPFFIVETLCIIWFSFEFLVRFFACPSKAGFFTNIMNIIDIVAIIPYFITLGTELAEKPEDGQQGQQAMSLAILRVIRLVRVFRIFKLSRHSKGLQILGQTLKASMRELGLLIFFLFIGVILFSSAVYFAEADESESQFPSIPDAFWWAVVSMTTVGYGDMVPTTIGGKIVGSLCAIAGVLTIALPVPVIVSNFNYFYHRETEGEEQAQYLQVTSCPKIPSSPDLKKSRSASTISKSDYMEIQEGVNNSNEDFREENLKTANCTLANTNYVNITKMLTDV